A window of Eretmochelys imbricata isolate rEreImb1 chromosome 25, rEreImb1.hap1, whole genome shotgun sequence contains these coding sequences:
- the JUND gene encoding transcription factor JunD, translating into METPFYHDDVLSASAPSRGGSSSGLPRPFPGGSMMKKDGLGLSDQVVATLKAPGQPLHPLRGAAGGGGEGPALLSSAELGLLKLGSPELERLIIQSNGLVTTTPTSSQFLYPKVTASEEQEFAEGFVKALEDLHKQNQLGAGGGGGGAGGPPGDLPPAASLAQPPPPPPEPPVYANLSSYPGTTVNYATETVPYPPPPGLGGAPPHPRLQPPLKDEPQIVPEVPSFGESPPLSPIDMDTQERIKAERKRLRNRIAASKCRKRKLERISRLEEKVKSLKSQNTELASTASLLREQVAQLKQKVLSHVNSGCQLLPQQHQVPAY; encoded by the coding sequence ATGGAAACACCCTTCTACCATGACGATGTGTTGAGCGCCTCGGCCCCGTCccgcggcggcagcagcagcggcCTCCCCCGGCCCTTCCCCGGCGGCAGCATGATGAAGAAGGACGGGCTCGGGCTCAGCGACCAGGTGGTGGCCACCCTGAAGGCGCCCGGCCAGCCGCTCCACCCGCTGCGGGGCGCGGCCGGCGGCGGGGGCGAGGGCCCGGCCCTGCTGAGCTCCGCCGAGCTGGGGCTGCTGAAGCTGGGCTCGCCCGAGCTCGAGCGGCTCATCATCCAGTCCAACGGGCTGGTCACCACCACGCCGACCAGCAGCCAGTTCCTCTACCCCAAGGTGACGGCCAGCGAGGAGCAGGAGTTCGCCGAGGGCTTCGTCAAGGCGCTGGAGGACCTGCACAAGCAGAACCAGCtgggggcgggcggcggcggcggcggcgccgggGGGCCGCCCGGGGACCTGCCGCCCGCCGCCAGCCTGgcccagccgccgccgccgccccccgagCCGCCGGTCTACGCCAACCTGAGCAGCTACCCCGGCACGACGGTGAACTACGCCACCGAGACCGTGCCCTACCCGCCGCCGCCCGGGCTGGGGGGCGCCCCGCCGCATCCGCGCCTCCAGCCGCCGCTCAAGGACGAGCCGCAGATCGTGCCCGAGGTGCCCAGCTTCGGCGAGAGCCCGCCGCTGTCGCCCATCGACATGGACACGCAGGAGCGCATCAAGGCGGAGCGCAAGCGGCTGCGGAACCGCATCGCCGCCTCCAAGTGCCGCAAGAGGAAGCTGGAGCGGATCTCGCGGCTGGAGGAGAAGGTGAAGAGCCTCAAGAGCCAGAACACCGAGCTGGCCTCCACCGCCAGCCTGCTCCGCGAGCAAGTGGCGCAGCTCAAGCAGAAGGTGCTGAGCCACGTCAACAGCGGCTGCCAGCTCCTGCCGCAGCAGCACCAGGTGCCGGCCTACTGA